The Candidatus Nitrosocosmicus franklandus genome contains a region encoding:
- a CDS encoding TIGR00300 family protein yields MNKYEKEIEVRGHLIDSSILTRIFDKVMDLKGDFTVKQFIIGKKKEDHSYARLLIRANSESHLSSILENLYREGATSISTDCVTCVEAPKDMVLPDDFYSTTNNATQIYFENTWINVERMMMDKCIVLDPVTKTAVCKTNREVKKGDLIVTGEKGIKIIPQERPREGVDIFQFMSSTSSSERPSQQIAKKVALDIVKTKQGSGKIILVAGPVVVHSGAAEIIAKMIRLGLVDGILSGNALAVHDIENALLGTSLGMHVNDGTLAIRGHRNHMVIVNEVFKFGSIKAMVESGRLKKGIMYECVKRNVPFVLCGSIRDDGPIPDVITDVVEAQMKYKSLLKDARLVIMLSTMLHSIAVGNMLPASVKVIAVDINQPVVTKLLDRGTTQAIGVVTDIGSFLPIVMKNIENLLSKG; encoded by the coding sequence ATGAATAAATACGAGAAGGAAATTGAGGTTAGAGGTCATCTGATAGACTCCTCTATTCTCACACGAATTTTTGATAAGGTGATGGATTTAAAAGGGGATTTTACAGTAAAGCAGTTCATAATCGGGAAGAAAAAAGAAGATCACAGTTATGCTAGGTTACTTATAAGAGCGAATTCAGAATCCCATTTGTCCAGTATTTTAGAAAATTTATACCGCGAAGGAGCGACAAGTATCTCGACAGATTGTGTTACATGTGTTGAAGCACCCAAAGACATGGTTCTGCCTGACGATTTTTATAGCACAACCAACAATGCAACTCAAATTTACTTTGAAAATACCTGGATAAACGTCGAAAGGATGATGATGGACAAGTGTATTGTGCTTGATCCCGTTACTAAGACGGCAGTTTGTAAGACTAATCGAGAAGTGAAAAAAGGTGATTTAATTGTGACTGGAGAAAAAGGGATCAAAATTATTCCTCAGGAAAGACCAAGAGAAGGCGTTGATATTTTTCAATTCATGAGTAGCACTAGCTCTAGCGAGCGACCATCTCAACAAATAGCAAAAAAAGTTGCTTTAGACATTGTTAAGACGAAACAAGGTTCTGGAAAGATAATCCTGGTTGCAGGACCAGTAGTAGTTCATTCTGGAGCAGCAGAGATTATAGCAAAAATGATTAGACTTGGACTTGTCGATGGAATATTGTCAGGTAATGCATTAGCTGTCCATGATATAGAAAATGCATTACTTGGTACATCTCTTGGGATGCATGTTAACGATGGCACACTCGCAATAAGAGGACATAGGAATCACATGGTAATTGTAAACGAGGTCTTTAAGTTTGGATCCATTAAGGCAATGGTGGAATCAGGTCGGCTGAAAAAAGGTATAATGTACGAATGTGTCAAAAGGAATGTTCCATTCGTCCTGTGTGGTTCTATACGCGATGACGGACCTATTCCAGATGTAATTACAGATGTAGTTGAGGCACAGATGAAGTACAAATCCTTACTGAAAGATGCAAGATTAGTAATCATGTTATCAACCATGTTGCATTCCATTGCTGTCGGAAATATGCTGCCTGCCTCAGTTAAGGTGATTGCAGTAGATATAAATCAACCAGTCGTTACCAAACTACTTGATAGAGGAACAACCCAAGCAATTGGAGTAGTGACAGATATTGGTTCCTTCTTACCAATCGTAATGAAGAATATAGAAAATCTTTTGTCCAAAGGTTAA
- the ilvA gene encoding threonine ammonia-lyase, with protein MPKSSIRKVDLIRSNTFSEICCNNIFLKLECYQKTGSFKVRGAATMIERLSDQEKRNGVVAASAGNHAQGVAYASSMNKMACTIVMPKNASPAKIAATKSYGANVILEGNNYDESSDYAYKVARLEGKTLIPAFDHPDIIAGQGTVGLEILEDLREIDEIYVPIGGGGLIAGTAIAVKSMNPKIKVIGVESVAYPSMKQSIKMGKICNIQNGYTIADGISVKSPGRLTFELIKKYVDDVVVVDDLSIVKTMFLLMERSKIVTEPAGAASLAYIISNRQHLSKHKNIVSILSGGNVDMYLLGQVVAKGLMQTGRMIKLFIELRDRPGELKNIVDEIAKANVNIVEVVHDRLSSNISAGTAGVYLSLELENREQSHVLIKLFDKHKIKYKLIE; from the coding sequence ATGCCAAAGTCATCGATAAGAAAAGTTGACCTGATACGTTCAAATACCTTTTCGGAAATATGTTGCAACAACATTTTTCTAAAATTAGAGTGTTATCAAAAGACAGGATCGTTTAAAGTCAGAGGAGCGGCAACAATGATTGAAAGATTAAGTGACCAAGAAAAAAGAAATGGGGTGGTAGCTGCATCGGCTGGTAATCATGCGCAAGGTGTGGCTTATGCCTCCTCTATGAATAAGATGGCATGCACCATTGTCATGCCGAAGAATGCATCACCTGCGAAAATTGCTGCTACCAAATCCTATGGAGCGAATGTGATTTTAGAGGGGAATAATTATGATGAGTCTTCTGACTATGCTTACAAGGTCGCGAGATTGGAGGGAAAAACATTGATTCCAGCTTTTGATCATCCTGATATAATAGCAGGGCAGGGAACTGTGGGGTTAGAAATCCTCGAGGATCTCAGGGAGATTGATGAAATTTATGTTCCAATAGGAGGTGGAGGATTGATAGCCGGAACAGCAATTGCAGTAAAGTCCATGAATCCAAAGATTAAGGTAATCGGAGTCGAGTCAGTCGCCTATCCATCCATGAAGCAATCAATAAAAATGGGCAAAATATGTAACATTCAAAATGGTTATACCATAGCTGATGGAATATCCGTTAAATCACCTGGAAGACTAACATTTGAGTTGATTAAGAAGTATGTAGATGATGTTGTGGTTGTTGATGATCTTTCGATAGTAAAAACCATGTTCCTTCTTATGGAAAGATCAAAAATAGTTACCGAACCTGCAGGCGCAGCATCATTAGCATATATTATATCAAATAGGCAGCATCTTTCTAAGCACAAAAATATAGTTTCAATCCTTTCAGGGGGAAATGTAGATATGTATTTACTTGGACAAGTAGTGGCCAAAGGTTTAATGCAAACTGGAAGGATGATAAAACTCTTTATCGAATTAAGAGATAGACCTGGTGAACTCAAGAATATTGTAGATGAAATAGCAAAAGCAAATGTAAATATTGTTGAGGTCGTTCATGACAGATTGAGCTCAAATATTTCTGCTGGAACAGCGGGAGTCTATCTAAGTCTTGAATTAGAAAACAGAGAACAATCGCATGTTTTGATTAAGCTTTTTGACAAACACAAAATAAAATATAAATTGATTGAATAG
- a CDS encoding hydroxymethylglutaryl-CoA synthase family protein codes for MPVGIDDMAIYVPKLYIDYKDFAEARGIDPQKLEYGIGIKKMALADANQDPASMAANACMRLMKNNDLHPQDIGRIYVATESGLDESKAMNSFVIGMLEQVYGESTLEHAGGIECKFACVSGSYALYDNTNWIRAGESNDKAAIVIVSDIAKYDLGSAGEYTQGAGAVALLIKENPRLVAFDERVTSTIIKNEYDFYRPFGKETPLVNGLYSNLLYLIQVRKALETYKEKALKAGIIVLRDDESVTDHIDYISVHLPYRRMGEKALAYLLRHEWRHLPRWKKITEEIGMDEPVPKDPRGTIESILADVEFMKADEKFRRAFMITKYYQDVFDKKMASSLQASAVIGNLYTASMYMGLRSLLEFEYLKNIDLYGKRIGFGSYGSGCSAMVFSGVIQEKYKELVSRMNLDRDIGPRTKISIEDYEKLHKNTRKYNEAFLDAEDEFILVNIGGKTADRAGFREYCYAG; via the coding sequence GTGCCAGTTGGAATAGACGACATGGCTATCTATGTTCCTAAACTATATATAGATTATAAAGACTTTGCTGAAGCTCGAGGAATCGACCCTCAAAAGCTCGAATATGGTATTGGGATAAAAAAGATGGCCTTGGCCGATGCAAATCAGGATCCAGCAAGCATGGCTGCAAATGCTTGTATGAGGTTGATGAAGAACAATGATCTTCACCCCCAGGATATCGGTAGAATTTATGTTGCAACAGAATCTGGGCTAGACGAGTCAAAGGCTATGAATTCTTTTGTTATAGGGATGTTAGAACAGGTTTATGGAGAAAGTACACTAGAACATGCAGGAGGTATTGAATGCAAATTTGCTTGCGTTAGTGGATCTTATGCCTTGTACGATAATACAAATTGGATTAGGGCTGGAGAAAGTAATGACAAGGCAGCTATAGTAATAGTTAGCGATATAGCAAAATACGATCTTGGCTCAGCTGGAGAATATACCCAGGGAGCTGGAGCAGTAGCTTTGTTGATCAAAGAAAATCCGAGGTTGGTGGCATTTGATGAAAGAGTAACTTCAACCATAATTAAAAACGAATATGATTTTTATCGCCCATTTGGAAAAGAAACACCTTTAGTCAATGGATTATACTCTAATTTATTATATCTTATACAGGTAAGAAAAGCACTTGAGACCTACAAGGAAAAAGCCCTTAAAGCAGGAATTATAGTGCTCAGAGATGATGAATCGGTTACAGATCATATCGATTATATAAGCGTGCATTTGCCCTACCGCCGCATGGGTGAAAAGGCTCTTGCATACCTATTACGACACGAATGGAGACATTTGCCTAGATGGAAGAAAATAACGGAGGAAATAGGGATGGACGAACCGGTCCCAAAAGATCCGCGAGGTACAATTGAATCCATCTTGGCAGATGTAGAATTCATGAAAGCAGATGAAAAATTCCGTAGAGCATTTATGATAACCAAATACTATCAAGATGTATTTGATAAAAAAATGGCTTCATCATTGCAAGCATCTGCAGTAATTGGTAATCTGTATACAGCTTCCATGTACATGGGATTGAGGAGTTTACTAGAATTCGAATATCTTAAGAACATTGATCTTTATGGTAAGCGTATTGGGTTCGGATCTTACGGTAGTGGTTGTAGTGCCATGGTATTTTCAGGAGTAATTCAAGAGAAATATAAAGAATTAGTATCCAGAATGAATCTAGATAGGGATATTGGACCTAGAACAAAAATATCTATTGAAGACTATGAAAAGTTGCATAAGAACACTCGAAAGTATAATGAGGCATTCTTGGATGCAGAAGATGAATTTATTTTAGTTAATATTGGAGGAAAAACTGCTGACAGAGCAGGATTCAGAGAATATTGTTATGCTGGCTAG
- a CDS encoding Lrp/AsnC ligand binding domain-containing protein has translation MPTAYILINCILGKEEEIIKQISQIQQVKEVRGTYGVHDMFVKIQTDTVDEMNNTITNSIRKINGITSTVTLVSIPEQGGRG, from the coding sequence ATGCCCACTGCTTACATCTTGATAAATTGTATTTTAGGGAAGGAAGAAGAAATCATCAAACAGATATCTCAGATTCAACAGGTTAAAGAAGTTCGTGGCACATATGGTGTTCATGATATGTTTGTTAAAATTCAAACCGATACAGTTGATGAAATGAATAATACAATCACAAATAGTATAAGAAAGATAAACGGTATAACTTCTACTGTAACTTTGGTATCCATACCAGAACAGGGTGGGAGAGGTTAA
- a CDS encoding HD domain-containing protein: MSESIESKINELKKFTLPYYRLKDLPRTGWLEKLKIKESESVASHTLLMIVILLFWTSKYPFSDNRKLRLINMILVHDLAESIVGDITPEAMNATKKRKIEEEAFSFILSKFPQNNLTKDFLSVWEEYNKHSSIDSKIVHLIDKIEMLLQADFYFESRKNIQVSQIYPFKESVSSFINNNKNYFESYNKPKQQSTEYDELSEIKEILAYLCK, from the coding sequence TTGTCTGAAAGTATCGAAAGCAAAATTAATGAACTAAAGAAATTCACGTTACCCTACTATAGACTAAAAGATCTTCCAAGGACAGGATGGTTGGAGAAACTCAAGATAAAAGAGTCTGAATCAGTGGCGTCTCATACATTGCTCATGATAGTTATTCTGTTGTTCTGGACCTCAAAATACCCTTTTTCGGATAACAGGAAATTGAGATTAATTAACATGATACTAGTTCACGACTTGGCCGAATCAATTGTTGGGGATATTACTCCTGAAGCTATGAATGCAACTAAAAAAAGGAAAATAGAAGAAGAAGCGTTTAGTTTTATCTTAAGCAAATTTCCCCAAAACAACTTAACTAAAGATTTTTTAAGCGTCTGGGAAGAATACAACAAGCATTCCTCAATTGACTCAAAGATAGTCCATTTGATAGATAAGATAGAAATGCTTCTGCAAGCAGACTTTTACTTTGAAAGTAGAAAAAACATTCAAGTTTCCCAAATCTATCCATTTAAAGAGAGTGTATCTTCATTTATCAATAATAACAAAAATTACTTTGAGTCATATAACAAACCCAAACAGCAATCAACTGAATATGACGAATTGAGTGAAATTAAAGAAATATTAGCATATTTATGCAAATAA
- a CDS encoding cob(I)yrinic acid a,c-diamide adenosyltransferase, whose product MKIYTKTGDKGTTSLIDGSRVIKSSKRIQAYGIIDEVNSNVGLLISLLYDIPELTDLKDSLLKLQEQLFVLGSDLANPSSANSRFPRITNNDISRLENQMDEMEESLSPLKSFILPGGSVQASQCHVIRTIIRRAEISMVELYLNKEISESSYVYINRLSDFFFVLARTINSKLKQDDIVWKP is encoded by the coding sequence ATGAAAATATATACAAAAACAGGGGATAAGGGTACTACTAGCCTAATTGATGGAAGTCGCGTTATCAAATCAAGCAAGAGAATACAGGCTTATGGTATCATAGACGAGGTCAATAGTAATGTTGGACTACTAATCTCACTCCTATATGATATACCCGAACTAACAGACCTCAAAGATAGTCTCCTGAAACTACAAGAGCAATTATTTGTTCTTGGAAGCGATCTTGCAAATCCTTCTTCAGCAAATTCTAGATTCCCAAGAATTACAAATAATGATATATCTCGATTAGAAAACCAGATGGACGAAATGGAAGAATCCTTAAGTCCGCTAAAGTCTTTCATATTACCAGGAGGTTCCGTCCAAGCATCCCAATGTCATGTAATTCGCACTATAATACGTAGAGCAGAGATTTCAATGGTAGAGCTATATTTAAATAAAGAGATTAGTGAAAGCTCATACGTATATATCAATAGATTATCAGATTTTTTCTTTGTACTAGCTCGCACCATAAATAGTAAGCTCAAACAAGACGATATTGTCTGGAAGCCTTGA
- a CDS encoding class I SAM-dependent methyltransferase yields the protein MNPKTGVEYARTFFVRENSKSYDKLVLLATLGQDSVWKKKIVSSIPSNSFVLDLACGTGILSSLLIKNQNKVVGLDLTLPYLEIMMMKGLEMGIVNADAELLPFADDTFDCITTSYLPKYTKLDRLINECFRVLKFGGCIVLHDFTLPKNAAYKFAWTKYFKLIKYLWWRDRKWKNVFANLDTLIKQNDWDLKIKETLLDFGFTEIKLAYLTFQTSLIVSAIKK from the coding sequence GTGAATCCTAAAACCGGAGTTGAATATGCACGTACATTTTTTGTTAGAGAAAATTCGAAAAGTTATGACAAGCTGGTTCTCTTGGCAACTCTTGGACAGGACTCGGTATGGAAGAAAAAAATTGTTAGTAGCATTCCCTCAAATTCTTTTGTATTGGATCTTGCGTGTGGGACAGGAATTCTTTCATCCTTGCTAATTAAAAATCAGAACAAAGTTGTGGGCCTCGACTTGACTTTACCGTATCTGGAAATCATGATGATGAAAGGCCTTGAAATGGGTATTGTAAATGCAGATGCAGAACTATTGCCTTTCGCCGATGATACTTTTGATTGTATCACCACTTCTTATCTACCCAAATATACTAAATTGGACAGACTAATTAACGAATGTTTCAGGGTCTTAAAATTTGGCGGTTGCATTGTACTCCATGATTTTACTCTGCCCAAAAATGCCGCATACAAATTCGCATGGACAAAGTACTTTAAACTCATCAAATATCTTTGGTGGAGGGACAGGAAATGGAAAAACGTATTCGCCAACCTTGATACCTTGATTAAACAAAATGATTGGGATCTTAAAATAAAAGAAACCCTCCTTGATTTTGGATTTACAGAAATAAAGTTGGCATATCTAACATTTCAAACATCTTTGATCGTTTCTGCCATAAAAAAATGA